One Capricornis sumatraensis isolate serow.1 chromosome 8, serow.2, whole genome shotgun sequence genomic region harbors:
- the RETREG3 gene encoding reticulophagy regulator 3 codes for MAEAEGVAVAPGPASGQTFKGRRPMSGSWERDQQVEAAQRALVEVLGPYEPLLSRVQAALVWERPARSALWCLGLNAAFWFFALTSLRLVFLLAFSSMIIVCIDQWKNKIWPEIKVPRPDALDNESWGFVHPRLLSVPELCHHVAEVWVSGTIFIRNLLLFKKQNPGKFCLLSCGILTFLAVLGRYIPGLLLSYLILVTVMMWPLAVYHRLWDRVYVRLKPALQRLDFSVRGYMMSKQRERQLRRRALHPERAADNHSDSEEELAAFCPQLDDSTVARELAITDSEHSDAEVSCTDNGTFNLSRGQTPLTEGSEDLDGHSDPEESFARDLPDFPSINVDPAGLDDEDDTSIGMPSLMYRVPPGAESSQGPPASREEAALPELLLGALPAGSNLTSNLASLVSQGMIQLALSGASQPGPSGLPPRRATRGVLRAPSSDLDTDAEGDDFELLDQSELNQLDPASSRSH; via the exons ATGGCGGAGGCAGAGGGGGTGGCCGTggccccaggcccagcctccGGTCAGACTTTCAAGGGTCGCCGCCCTATGTCAGGCTCCTGGGAGCGAGACCAGCAGGTTGAGGCGGCGCAGCGGGCCCTGGTGGAGGTGCTGGGGCCTTACGAGCCTCTGCTGAGCCGAGTGCAGGCAGCCCTGGTGTGGGAGCGGCCAGCCAGGAGCGCCCTGTGGTGCCTGGGGCTGAACGCGGCTTTCTG GTTCTTTGCCCTGACATCCCTTCGTCTTGTGTTTTTACTTGCATTCAGCTCAATGATTATTGTGtgtatagatcaatggaagaacAAAATCTGGCCTGAAATAAAAG TGCCAAGACCCGACGCATTAGACAATGAGAG CTGGGGTTTTGTGCACCCTCGGTTGCTCAGCGTGCCCGAGCTCTGCCACCACGTAGCTGAAGTCTGGGTTAGTGGGACCATTTTCATAAGGaatcttttgcttttcaaaaagcaaaacccaGGCAAG TTCTGCTTGCTGAGCTGTGGGATACTGACCTTTTTGGCTGTCTTGGGCCGCTACATCCCTGGGCTCCTGCTCTCCTACTTAATTC TTGTCACTGTCATGATGTGGCCCCTCGCTGTGTACCACCGGCTGTGGGACCGAGTGTATGTGCGGCTGAAGCCCGCACTGCAGCGGCTGGACTTCAGCGTTCGTGGCTACATGATGTccaagcagagagagagacaat TGCGTCGCAGAGCTCTCCACCCAGAGCGTGCTGCGGACAACCACAGTGACAGCGAGGAGGAGCTTGCAGCCTTCTGTCCTCAG CTGGATGATTCCACTGTTGCCAGGGAACTGGCCATCACAGACTCCGAGCACTCGGATGCTGAGGTCTCCTGTACAGACAACGGTACATTCAACCTTTCACGGGGCCAAACACCTCTAACAGAAGGCTCTGAAG ACCTAGATGGTCACAGTGATCCAGAGGAATCCTTCGCCAGAGACCTTCCAGACTTCCCTTCCATTAACGTGGATCCTGCTGGCCTGGATGATGAGGACGATACCAGCATTGGGATGCCCAGCTTGATGTACCGGGTCCCACCGGGGGCTGAGTCGTCTCAGGGCCCTCCTGCCAGCCGGGAAGAGGCCGCACTGCCAGAGCTTTTGCTTGGTGCCCTGCCTGCAGGATCCAACCTCACCAGCAACCTTGCTAGCCTGGTTTCACAGGGCATGATCCAACTGGCCCTGTCAGGGGCCTCCCAGCCAGGCCCTTCTGGCCTACCTCCCCGGAGAGCCACCAGAGGTGTCCTCAGGGCACCCAGTTCAGACCTGGACACTGACGCTGAGGGGGATGACTTTGAACTTCTGGACCAGTCAGAGCTGAATCAGCTGGACCCTGCCAGTTCTAGGAGCCACTGA